The Apium graveolens cultivar Ventura chromosome 6, ASM990537v1, whole genome shotgun sequence genome contains a region encoding:
- the LOC141666870 gene encoding uncharacterized protein LOC141666870, which produces MGKSVIDDKEGAEQLQYLIAPLWKRKLDSLGLAELKISQERLEPSIEDAPTLELNPQLDHLSYAFLGAPHDKGLGYIFEDVEGSRTDPPVPTEGSSHVQQEFDRTGVGDGNYRRLTRRLEAMHDIHRHFATDLTRALGTIFRATGVEVDWPPDPSPEEGDPPAN; this is translated from the coding sequence ATGGGGAAATCAGTTATTGATGACAAAGAAGGGGCAGAGCAACTGCAGTATTTGATTGCacctctgtggaagaggaagttggattctcttgggttagcagagctgaaaatttctcaagagcgtctcgagccgtctattgaagatgctcccacacttgagctcaacccacaattagatcacttgagttatgcatttttaggtgcaccccatgacaagggcttgggatatatttttgaagatgtagagggtagccgaacagatcctccagtgcctacagagggttcttccCATGTACAACAGGAAtttgataggactggtgttggtgatgggAACTACAGGCGATTGACTAGGCGTttggaggccatgcacgacattcaccgtcattttgctaCGGATTTGACACGggctttgggcactattttccgagccactggtgtcgaggttgattggccacctgatccttcacccgaagagggtgatcctcccgctaactag
- the LOC141666869 gene encoding chitinase 2-like, giving the protein MDAPKISIFVLLQLLFMTSLILTTPTNAKIFREYIGAEGKNVTFSEVPINPQVDFHFLLSFAIDYTDSKSPIPTNGDFRVFWDSDNLSPSAVSSIKAHHPNVKVIMSLAGDTVNGIYVNFSAKTINSWVSNAIHSITRLVKEYSLDGIDVDYEHFNDVDPDTFAECIGKLFFYLKQNKVVSFTSIAPYDNDSVQPYYLALWKKYGHLIDMVDFQFYAYEKGTTISQFLQYFEIQSSKYKGGKLLVSFGTDNSGGLRPESGFFEACNKLKKQGKLHGIFIWSADDSKKANFRYEKQSQAFLTA; this is encoded by the coding sequence ATGGATGCACCAAAGATTTCTATCTTTGTCCTTCTCCAACTACTTTTCATGACTTCGCTGATCCTGACAACCCCGACAAATGCAAAAATCTTCAGAGAATACATAGGAGCCGAAGGCAAGAACGTTACCTTCTCAGAAGTTCCCATCAATCCACAAGTTGATTTCCATTTCCTTCTTTCCTTTGCCATTGATTATACAGATTCAAAATCTCCTATCCCAACAAATGGAGACTTCAGAGTCTTCTGGGATTCTGATAACCTTAGTCCTTCTGCAGTTTCTTCCATCAAAGCACATCATCCTAATGTAAAGGTTATAATGAGCCTTGCAGGTGACACGGTTAATGGCATATATGTAAACTTCAGTGCTAAAACAATCAATTCGTGGGTTAGTAATGCGATTCATTCTATTACTCGGTTAGTTAAAGAGTACAGTTTGGATGGAATTGATGTAGATTATGAACACTTCAATGACGTAGATCCTGACACGTTTGCTGAATGCATTGGGAAGCTTTTCTTTTACCTAAAACAAaataaagttgtatcttttacTTCAATAGCACCATATGACAATGATTCTGTCCAGCCATATTACTTGGCACTTTGGAAGAAGTATGGCCATCTTATAGACATGGTTGACTTCCAATTTTATGCCTATGAGAAGGGGACAACTATTTCTCAGTTTCTTCAGTAttttgagattcaaagttcaaAGTACAAAGGCGGCAAGCTCCTAGTGAGCTTTGGGACGGATAACAGTGGTGGCTTGAGACCTGAAAGCGGCTTCTTTGAGGCGTGTAACAAGCTTAAAAAACAGGGGAAACTGCATGGTATTTTTATCTGGTCGGCAGATGATTCTAAAAAGGCCAATTTCCGATATGAGAAGCAATCACAGGCCTTCCTGACAGCCTAA
- the LOC141665800 gene encoding uncharacterized protein LOC141665800, translating to MTAALRMLAYDASADQCAEICRMGESTTLECMKFFCQQVEGLFGEEYLRAPTPTDLRRLLARGNKGNFQNCPSGWGGAYSGRKGRPTIILESVASYDTWIWHAFFGVPGAQNDINVLGQSPVFDKVIAGNSPTVVFHVNGKRYNNAYYLADGIYPRYSTFVKTISNPTTQSQKLFAKKQEAYRKDVERCFGILQSQWAILRHGAPMHKRSTLRSIMMTCIILHNMIVEDEFVEEEFVEPVEEDLMNPLASQVYDGPVDWNGVRIPFTPVQRNGINQQAFWDRIENLESAYIHTMLQNDLVEHNWAIEANQ from the exons ATGACTGCTGCACTACGAATGCTAGCTTACGATGCATCAGCTGATCAGTGTGCTGAAATATGTCGAATGGGAGAATCAACCACACTTGAGTGTATGAAATTTTTTTGTCAACAAGTGGAAGGGCTCTTTGGTGAAGAGTACCTCCGTGCTCCAACACCAACAGATTTACGAAGGCTTCTAGCAAGGGGGAACAAAGGGAATTTCCAG AATTGTCCAAGCGGGTGGGGAGGGGCTTATAGTGGTCGGAAAGGACGACCTACTATTATTCTAGAGTCAGTCGCTTCCTATGACACTTGGATCTGGCATGCTTTTTTTGGTGTGCCTGGAGCTCAAAATGATATTAATGTTCTAGGCCAGTCTCCTGTATTTGATAAGGTCATCGCAGGAAATAGTCCAACGGTGGTGTTTCACGTTAATGGGAAAAGATACAACAATGCATATTATCTTGCTGATGGAATTTATCCGAGGTATTCAACATTTGTAAAAACTATATCAAATCCTACCACTCAATCACAGAAATTGTTTGCTAAGAAACAGGAGGCATATCGCAAAGATGTGGAGAGGTGTTTTGGTATCTTGCAATCTCAATGGGCTATTCTTCGTCATGGTGCTCCAATGCATAAGCGTTCCACACTAAGAAGCATCATGATGACTTGCATCATATTACATAACATGATAGTCGAGGATGAATTCGTGGAAGAAGAGTTTGTAGAGCCGGTAGAAGAAGATTTAATGAATCCATTAGCTTCACAGGTTTATGATGGGCCAGTCGATTGGAATGGAGTTCGAATTCCTTTTACACCAGTACAGAGAAATGGAATAAATCAACAAGCATTTTGGGATCGTATTGAGAATTTGGAATCAGCTTATATTCATACAATGCTTCAAAATGATTTGGTGGAGCACAACTGGGCAATAGAAGCTAATCAATAG